A genomic stretch from Nitrospira defluvii includes:
- a CDS encoding TrbC family F-type conjugative pilus assembly protein codes for MMRRQGLLVLVVAGLLCGGALSWSSAGESSRQAREPERSPREVAEEIARFSRTVLQPSQGRESREVNRDGIYLLLSLSMPDEVLKGYFAEAKLLGARIVIRGLLNAPSSGDGPVKLSFKATGERFRQLMGTDEALLAAVSIDPVLYGRLGVSEVPALAIVKGDHDAVVIGSTSVRHLLEVLAREERVYRALAEWFDRRQRGFLQGGPTSEPQPSLPMPSGHQRIRTDSPTWSIAERDMKQVLSEAVARADWNAIKRRAEDATARKIHRGPQLPLPETQQPRSFLVDATVRFPDDVTDPKTGTLYIKAGSTVNPLDKVKLPYTLIFFNGNSQEQVQWVQHYLLAHEDRPLKLLVTEGHIGPLGRLLHRPVYWANLLMYERFGLVAVPSLVTQEGNRFRVQEIVP; via the coding sequence ATGATGAGAAGGCAGGGACTGTTGGTGCTGGTCGTCGCGGGGCTGCTCTGCGGCGGAGCCCTGTCCTGGTCGAGTGCGGGGGAATCCTCAAGGCAGGCTCGGGAGCCCGAACGGTCTCCACGCGAGGTGGCGGAAGAGATTGCGCGCTTCTCCCGGACGGTGCTGCAACCTTCCCAAGGCCGGGAGTCTCGCGAAGTCAATCGGGATGGGATCTATCTGCTCTTGTCCCTGTCCATGCCGGACGAAGTGCTGAAAGGATATTTTGCCGAGGCAAAGCTGCTGGGCGCGCGCATCGTGATCCGGGGTCTGCTCAATGCGCCTTCGTCCGGCGACGGGCCGGTCAAATTGTCCTTCAAGGCGACAGGCGAACGGTTCCGGCAGTTGATGGGGACTGATGAGGCGTTGCTGGCAGCGGTCTCGATCGACCCGGTGCTCTACGGGCGTCTCGGGGTCTCGGAAGTCCCGGCTCTCGCGATCGTGAAAGGGGACCATGATGCGGTGGTGATCGGCTCGACTTCCGTTCGCCATCTGTTGGAGGTCCTGGCGCGCGAAGAGAGAGTCTATCGCGCGCTGGCGGAGTGGTTTGACCGGCGCCAGCGAGGGTTCCTGCAAGGAGGACCGACGAGTGAACCGCAACCGAGCCTCCCGATGCCGAGCGGGCATCAGCGGATCCGCACGGACTCTCCGACCTGGTCGATTGCCGAACGCGACATGAAACAAGTGCTGAGCGAGGCGGTGGCCAGGGCGGATTGGAACGCGATCAAGCGCCGTGCGGAGGACGCGACGGCGCGGAAGATCCATCGAGGCCCTCAGCTTCCCTTGCCGGAAACTCAGCAACCTCGCAGCTTCCTGGTGGATGCTACGGTCCGATTCCCGGACGATGTGACAGATCCGAAAACGGGAACTCTCTACATCAAGGCGGGCTCGACCGTGAATCCGCTCGACAAGGTGAAGCTCCCCTACACGCTCATCTTCTTCAATGGCAACTCGCAGGAACAGGTGCAATGGGTTCAGCACTACCTCCTGGCTCACGAGGACCGTCCGCTGAAACTGCTCGTGACGGAAGGGCATATCGGTCCGCTCGGTCGGCTGTTGCACCGTCCGGTCTACTGGGCGAATCTGCTGATGTATGAGCGGTTCGGCCTGGTCGCTGTCCCGAGTCTGGTGACGCAGGAAGGCAATCGATTCCGGGTTCAGGAGATCGTGCCATGA
- the lepB gene encoding signal peptidase I — MKELLQQVNEWHDRHPKLVLALLGIGVIWPVLAVASPWYQLALRSDESLPDYRLFLIEKGREPQRGELVAFVMAQASADRVQPAGLARPYTRVGVLWTKRLVGVPGDRVEVRGRQVLVNGAVVGEGLERDRLGQPIRLAKLESPIPPGQYYVALSHPRSFDSRYYGYVRAEDLRGVVTPIW; from the coding sequence ATGAAAGAGCTGCTGCAACAGGTGAACGAGTGGCATGACCGGCATCCGAAGCTGGTGCTCGCCCTCCTCGGGATCGGAGTGATCTGGCCCGTTCTGGCTGTGGCGAGTCCTTGGTATCAGCTTGCGCTCCGGTCGGATGAAAGCCTGCCGGACTACCGGCTCTTCCTGATCGAGAAAGGGCGCGAGCCGCAGCGGGGCGAACTCGTGGCGTTTGTGATGGCGCAGGCCTCTGCCGATCGCGTGCAGCCGGCTGGCCTGGCCAGGCCCTACACGAGGGTCGGGGTGCTCTGGACGAAGCGCCTCGTCGGGGTGCCGGGTGATCGGGTGGAAGTGCGAGGGAGGCAGGTGCTGGTCAATGGTGCAGTGGTCGGAGAAGGCCTGGAGCGTGATCGACTCGGGCAACCGATCCGTTTGGCGAAGCTCGAGAGTCCGATTCCACCGGGGCAGTATTACGTGGCCCTGTCCCATCCGCGATCCTTCGACTCCCGGTACTACGGCTATGTGAGGGCGGAGGATCTCCGAGGGGTGGTCACTCCGATCTGGTAG
- the traC gene encoding type IV secretion system protein TraC, translating to MSTLLEYFARKMIARTSISDWLPHHAYDPDNRVYRLADGRIGCVWESPPLLGMGPDTIQKLTNLFESSQAPTGTTYQLMIHASPVIQPYLDAHVGLSHRGDPDSRFLRDATRTREFFLESQGTRLIPTSGIRPRDFNVYVSVTMPLKEEYPNGIEFEDIVEQLEGVEQTLRNVGLPVVRVPPLELIWLLHTLLSPGHAWEERPPSYNSTQLISDQVVARDTYAKLHARMFELDGKFVKSLTVQQFPEEWHGSKNRELIGSLLRGMDQITCPFFLTLNAVKLDQVNSVAALRKKHVVVTNQAVGFMLKLIPIFEKKLQHFNRMMALVAEGKQTIGLYVQAALYADDPKELEKHSSAIKAIYRTHDWLLQDDHFIGFRVFLFGLPMGLPSNVPLLRDDLRRLKTVHSDVPAHLAPIVGDWKGMGQPVMLLTSRSGQMMSLDVFANTEGNFNICIAADSGAGKSFFANFFFRSYLATGGQAWVIDAGKSYMKLCEHLKGQFMQFSREARKLCLNPLSRVIGRYDRKAESPEEEADRKDELAMIKAIFAQMLSPSRALTDLELSCLEQALIQVLADKGSESTPTDVAGALLKMGKEREDQRIRDLGTQLFPYTAAGNYGDLFNGPNNMHFERDFYVLELDGLDALPDLRSVILLQMIMNIQVAMYQGDRARRKICAMDEAWDLLSQGGNVSAFFEKGVRRVRKYGGSIMTITQGINDYYDKMGQTGAALLANSDFVFLLKQKPESIESIKQRGRLILSEFEYQLLRSVHRGAGYSEIFFYTANHGRGIGRLTVDRRTQLMYSTKAEELALIDRIVKAGGPEMTIDRAIDLILEQEHERAAATGERVA from the coding sequence ATGTCTACCCTGCTTGAGTATTTTGCGAGAAAGATGATCGCGCGGACGTCGATCAGTGACTGGCTGCCGCACCATGCCTATGATCCGGACAACCGGGTGTACCGGCTGGCTGACGGCCGGATCGGCTGTGTCTGGGAAAGCCCGCCCTTGTTGGGCATGGGACCGGACACGATTCAGAAGCTCACGAACCTGTTCGAATCGAGCCAGGCGCCGACCGGCACCACCTACCAGCTCATGATCCATGCCTCGCCGGTGATCCAGCCCTATCTGGATGCGCACGTGGGATTGAGCCATCGGGGGGATCCGGACTCCCGGTTCCTCCGGGATGCGACACGCACCAGGGAGTTTTTCCTGGAGTCGCAGGGAACACGGTTGATCCCGACGTCGGGCATCAGGCCCCGGGACTTCAACGTCTATGTGTCGGTTACGATGCCTCTGAAGGAGGAGTATCCGAACGGGATCGAGTTCGAGGACATTGTCGAACAGCTCGAGGGGGTGGAGCAGACGCTGCGCAACGTCGGGTTGCCGGTGGTCAGAGTCCCTCCGTTGGAGCTCATCTGGCTGCTCCATACGCTGCTGAGCCCGGGCCATGCCTGGGAGGAACGCCCGCCCTCCTACAACTCGACGCAGTTGATCAGCGACCAGGTCGTGGCGCGGGATACCTACGCGAAACTCCACGCGCGCATGTTCGAACTCGATGGGAAGTTCGTCAAGAGCCTGACGGTGCAGCAGTTTCCCGAGGAGTGGCACGGATCCAAAAACCGGGAGCTGATCGGCAGTCTCCTGCGAGGCATGGACCAGATCACCTGTCCGTTCTTCCTCACGCTCAATGCGGTGAAGCTGGACCAGGTCAACTCGGTCGCCGCGCTCCGGAAGAAGCACGTCGTGGTGACGAACCAGGCGGTGGGCTTCATGCTGAAGCTCATTCCCATCTTCGAGAAGAAACTCCAGCACTTCAACCGCATGATGGCGCTCGTCGCGGAAGGGAAGCAGACCATCGGGCTGTACGTCCAGGCCGCGCTGTACGCAGACGATCCCAAAGAGTTGGAGAAGCACAGCTCGGCCATCAAGGCGATCTATCGCACGCACGACTGGTTGCTGCAGGACGACCATTTCATCGGGTTCCGGGTGTTCCTGTTCGGCCTGCCGATGGGGCTCCCCTCGAACGTCCCCCTGCTGCGTGATGATCTGCGCCGGCTCAAGACGGTCCACTCGGACGTCCCGGCCCACCTGGCGCCCATCGTCGGTGACTGGAAGGGCATGGGGCAGCCCGTGATGCTGCTCACGTCTCGGTCCGGCCAGATGATGAGTCTGGACGTGTTCGCCAATACGGAGGGCAACTTCAACATCTGTATCGCCGCCGACTCGGGCGCGGGGAAGAGCTTCTTCGCGAATTTCTTCTTCCGGTCCTATCTGGCCACCGGCGGCCAGGCCTGGGTCATCGACGCCGGCAAGAGCTACATGAAGCTCTGCGAGCACCTCAAGGGGCAGTTCATGCAGTTCTCGCGGGAGGCGAGGAAACTCTGCCTGAACCCCCTGTCGCGGGTGATCGGCCGCTACGACCGGAAAGCCGAGTCGCCGGAGGAGGAAGCGGACCGCAAGGACGAGTTGGCGATGATCAAGGCGATCTTCGCGCAGATGCTCTCCCCGTCGCGGGCGCTGACCGATCTGGAGTTGTCCTGTCTGGAGCAGGCCTTGATCCAGGTGCTCGCTGATAAGGGAAGCGAGTCGACACCGACCGATGTGGCGGGGGCGCTGCTCAAGATGGGGAAGGAACGGGAGGATCAGCGGATCCGGGATCTCGGCACCCAGCTCTTTCCCTATACGGCCGCGGGCAACTACGGCGATCTCTTCAACGGCCCGAACAACATGCACTTCGAGCGGGACTTCTATGTGCTGGAGCTGGACGGCCTCGATGCGCTCCCGGACCTGCGCTCGGTGATCCTGCTCCAGATGATCATGAACATTCAGGTGGCCATGTACCAGGGCGATCGGGCCAGGCGGAAGATCTGCGCGATGGACGAGGCCTGGGATCTCCTGTCTCAAGGAGGCAACGTGTCGGCGTTCTTCGAGAAAGGCGTCCGGCGAGTCAGGAAGTACGGGGGATCGATCATGACGATCACCCAGGGCATCAACGATTACTACGACAAGATGGGACAGACCGGGGCGGCCTTGCTGGCCAATTCGGACTTCGTCTTCCTGCTCAAGCAGAAGCCGGAGAGCATCGAGTCCATCAAGCAGCGGGGCCGGCTGATCCTGAGCGAGTTCGAGTATCAACTGCTGCGATCCGTCCATCGGGGCGCCGGCTATTCGGAAATCTTCTTCTATACGGCCAATCACGGCCGGGGAATCGGCCGGCTGACCGTCGATCGGCGCACGCAGTTGATGTACTCCACCAAGGCAGAAGAGCTGGCCTTGATCGACCGGATCGTGAAGGCGGGTGGTCCGGAGATGACGATCGATCGGGCCATCGACCTCATTCTGGAGCAGGAACATGAAAGAGCTGCTGCAACAGGTGAACGAGTGGCATGA
- the traV gene encoding type IV conjugative transfer system lipoprotein TraV, which translates to MRHIGGQVGTGLMAMGLVLLSGCGYHSQFSCKGYPESASCRSVSENFDRRFEPSPPSQDLTQESHGRNPTGPREGFPPAPPVAGTIDSYLGKPVLVPADVLRVWIAPYQDSKGRLHDSAQLYVVLSEAHFVYGHRQGMRRVPRGARPGADFLPKTSRMVERASRGKTGGTGAASGTGSGPSTSQDLNLQDESRHSMAQPRVNGVPGAPSNPGPSPMNGTPASPVDSYGFGPNFP; encoded by the coding sequence ATGCGACACATCGGCGGACAGGTTGGGACCGGCTTGATGGCGATGGGGCTCGTCCTCTTGTCGGGCTGTGGCTATCACTCGCAATTCAGTTGCAAGGGGTATCCTGAATCTGCCAGTTGCCGGTCGGTCTCGGAGAACTTCGATCGGAGGTTTGAGCCGTCTCCTCCATCCCAGGATCTTACGCAGGAGAGTCACGGTCGCAATCCGACCGGCCCCAGGGAGGGGTTTCCGCCAGCGCCACCGGTGGCGGGGACGATCGATTCCTATCTGGGCAAGCCGGTCCTGGTCCCGGCGGACGTCCTGCGAGTCTGGATCGCTCCTTATCAGGATTCGAAGGGCCGGCTGCACGATTCGGCTCAGCTGTACGTCGTGCTGAGCGAGGCGCATTTTGTCTACGGCCACCGGCAAGGCATGCGTCGCGTCCCGCGCGGCGCTCGGCCTGGCGCCGATTTCTTGCCGAAGACGTCACGGATGGTTGAACGAGCGAGTCGCGGCAAGACCGGGGGGACCGGCGCTGCCTCAGGGACAGGGTCGGGTCCCAGCACCTCTCAGGATCTCAACCTTCAGGACGAGAGCCGTCATTCCATGGCGCAGCCGCGAGTCAACGGTGTGCCAGGGGCTCCGAGCAATCCGGGCCCATCGCCCATGAATGGAACGCCGGCCTCGCCCGTGGATTCCTATGGCTTCGGGCCGAATTTCCCGTGA
- a CDS encoding DsbC family protein, whose translation MMAVMSFVSTPVVAEEPPGQSVRATIEAKFPGVKIKNLSQTEIPGWYLVETDGAQLDASILYVHESGRYVFSGGLFDLASGRNLTREYLRRKQQEVLSGLDLSKVILLKPQAEAQREPALHPIVVFDDPDCPFCRKFHPEVKKIVQAGVPVAVVLYPLVRPHPDAYRKSVAIWCAADQAVMLDHALAGQPVPSPEQPCAHPIDENLKLGHDLHVSSTPSIFLPNGTLVLGHRSAEEILALVRPNPGLSLGQ comes from the coding sequence ATGATGGCCGTGATGTCCTTCGTCTCGACGCCCGTCGTCGCCGAGGAACCTCCGGGACAGTCGGTCAGAGCCACGATCGAGGCGAAGTTCCCCGGGGTGAAGATCAAGAATCTCTCGCAAACCGAGATCCCTGGCTGGTACCTGGTCGAGACCGATGGGGCGCAGTTGGATGCGAGCATTCTGTACGTCCATGAGAGCGGACGGTATGTCTTCTCGGGTGGCCTGTTCGACCTGGCTTCCGGACGGAACTTGACCAGGGAATACTTGAGGCGCAAGCAGCAGGAGGTGCTCTCGGGCTTGGATCTCTCCAAGGTCATTCTGTTGAAACCACAAGCCGAGGCACAGAGGGAGCCTGCGCTGCACCCGATTGTGGTGTTCGATGATCCGGATTGTCCCTTCTGCCGCAAATTTCATCCTGAAGTGAAGAAGATTGTTCAGGCCGGTGTTCCCGTCGCGGTGGTGCTCTACCCGCTGGTGCGTCCGCACCCGGATGCCTATCGCAAGTCCGTCGCGATCTGGTGCGCGGCGGACCAGGCCGTCATGCTTGATCATGCCCTGGCGGGTCAGCCGGTCCCATCTCCGGAGCAGCCCTGTGCCCATCCGATCGACGAGAATCTCAAACTGGGTCACGACCTGCATGTGTCGAGCACTCCGTCGATCTTCTTGCCGAACGGCACCCTTGTGCTCGGGCATCGTTCCGCGGAGGAGATCCTGGCCTTGGTTCGGCCGAATCCTGGCCTCTCGCTTGGACAATGA
- a CDS encoding TraB/VirB10 family protein — MNPMQQKSTSPILNPGGDPNRKPKTPPSKWLIGLIGLVVLAVGTVGLNQFRTPGSHGARAQAQSKPVSLDAAKTDQEIWRAEAGKRIEALSQEKDELRRMIDALRLRMEAKEKEPLKPESKPTGDGRADKTAVRNGVLPPPLPPTWAQGPDALNQRSGTPPRVPGTASAPIPARQVGSEKKDVIVAPTDGIRTFRVEPVSLRTNQSKKYWLPTGTIVPVKLLSGLDAPARTAGATGGGGGAMGNSPSPILMQIRDLMKLPNDFRVHATDCFLMGEGLAELSSERVQIRGVNISCVRQNGTAVDMTIKGFVAGEDGKAGMRGPVVMKEGAMLARSLLAGFVSGISRAFMPFQQGFVISSSPSQAFTFPPAGQLAMAGVAGGAGNAASLLARHYAVMASSIFPIIEISADREVDFIVSDGKELEEFFLSSAPSSSVYSPPGSFNPSAVPIQ; from the coding sequence ATGAATCCGATGCAGCAGAAATCAACAAGCCCAATTCTCAATCCGGGCGGTGATCCGAACCGGAAACCGAAGACGCCGCCGTCGAAATGGCTGATCGGGCTGATCGGTCTCGTCGTGCTCGCCGTCGGCACGGTGGGGCTCAACCAATTCCGGACACCCGGCAGTCACGGGGCTCGGGCCCAGGCGCAGTCCAAACCAGTCTCGCTGGATGCGGCGAAAACGGACCAGGAGATCTGGCGGGCGGAGGCGGGGAAACGGATCGAGGCGTTGTCGCAGGAGAAAGACGAGTTGCGGCGGATGATCGATGCGCTTCGCCTGCGCATGGAGGCGAAGGAGAAGGAGCCGCTCAAGCCTGAGTCCAAGCCGACGGGCGACGGGCGAGCGGACAAGACAGCCGTACGAAACGGGGTCCTGCCGCCCCCGCTTCCTCCGACCTGGGCCCAAGGGCCGGATGCCCTCAACCAGCGCTCCGGCACTCCGCCGCGGGTTCCAGGTACGGCCTCCGCGCCCATCCCTGCTCGCCAGGTCGGCAGTGAGAAGAAAGATGTCATTGTGGCACCGACCGATGGCATTCGCACCTTCCGGGTCGAGCCGGTGTCCCTTCGGACGAATCAGTCCAAGAAGTACTGGCTGCCCACGGGCACGATCGTGCCCGTCAAATTGCTCTCCGGTTTGGATGCGCCGGCGCGGACTGCCGGCGCTACGGGAGGGGGCGGAGGCGCGATGGGGAACAGTCCGTCTCCCATCCTGATGCAGATCCGGGATCTGATGAAGCTGCCTAATGACTTTCGGGTGCATGCCACCGACTGCTTCTTAATGGGAGAAGGGCTCGCGGAATTGTCGTCGGAGCGCGTGCAGATTCGCGGGGTGAATATCTCCTGCGTTCGGCAGAACGGCACAGCGGTGGATATGACCATTAAAGGGTTCGTCGCCGGCGAGGACGGCAAGGCTGGCATGCGCGGGCCGGTGGTGATGAAAGAGGGCGCGATGTTGGCGCGCTCGCTCCTGGCCGGCTTCGTGTCGGGCATCAGCCGCGCGTTCATGCCGTTTCAACAGGGCTTCGTCATCTCCAGCAGTCCGTCGCAAGCCTTCACGTTTCCGCCGGCGGGCCAGTTGGCGATGGCGGGGGTGGCGGGCGGAGCGGGGAATGCGGCGTCGTTGCTGGCACGCCATTACGCCGTGATGGCCTCCTCGATCTTCCCGATCATCGAGATCTCGGCGGATCGGGAGGTGGACTTCATTGTGTCGGACGGGAAGGAGCTTGAGGAGTTTTTCTTGTCGTCTGCTCCATCCAGCAGCGTATACAGCCCACCCGGTTCGTTTAACCCGTCCGCGGTGCCGATCCAATAA
- a CDS encoding TraK domain-containing protein, which yields MWRSAASIAIALALASPPFSQADQRLTVEDSRTLRAAVSLRDINVIELPEEVTSVSSSKPDLEAKAQGRYVMVRVRTSPADLVVMAGRQAYVFELVASAESTQRITVEDDRADGAPGEDDPVKMAADYVDGLVELIRRAALEDLPRGCHSAPIDPEQYPRWMELEVVKGIESRCPRYRVMAYRLANKTSGTQTLRESEFFTGKELAIALNRHVIESGEEVRVLWIDLVPSPAAK from the coding sequence TTGTGGCGATCAGCAGCCAGCATCGCGATCGCGCTCGCGCTGGCAAGTCCGCCATTCAGTCAGGCCGATCAGAGACTGACCGTCGAGGATAGCCGGACGCTGCGGGCGGCGGTGTCGCTTCGTGACATCAATGTCATCGAGCTGCCCGAAGAGGTGACCTCCGTGTCCAGCTCCAAACCGGATCTGGAGGCGAAGGCGCAGGGCCGGTATGTCATGGTTCGGGTCCGCACGAGCCCGGCGGATCTCGTGGTGATGGCCGGCAGACAGGCCTACGTCTTCGAACTGGTGGCGAGCGCGGAATCAACGCAACGGATCACGGTCGAGGACGATCGGGCGGACGGAGCGCCGGGGGAAGACGATCCCGTCAAGATGGCGGCGGATTATGTGGATGGGCTCGTCGAGTTGATACGGCGAGCGGCGTTGGAAGACTTGCCGCGAGGCTGCCATTCAGCCCCGATCGACCCGGAGCAGTATCCCAGGTGGATGGAGCTCGAGGTCGTCAAGGGGATCGAATCCCGCTGTCCACGCTATCGCGTGATGGCATACCGGCTGGCGAACAAGACGTCCGGGACGCAGACGCTCCGGGAGTCGGAGTTTTTCACGGGGAAGGAGCTCGCGATCGCCTTGAATCGCCACGTCATCGAATCGGGCGAGGAGGTGCGAGTCTTGTGGATCGATCTGGTTCCGTCTCCGGCGGCGAAATAG
- a CDS encoding TraE/TraK family type IV conjugative transfer system protein — MHIGRYVKDLYSTRAIAFVLLLANIGLVLALMANGLYRRVEILHVVPASVSQEYLVTSDGNVSDEYRRQIALTLLPFVTNVTPRSVEFGHTVVLRYVAPEQYGMMSEGLGAERIYIVGNNLNRVFFPDATEIVGDDVIISGLERRFSGSILVAEEEREYHLTLRFKDFRPEIVAISSQHRDRARAGKSAIQSGRSETDRRG, encoded by the coding sequence ATGCATATCGGACGCTATGTGAAGGATCTCTACAGCACGCGGGCCATCGCGTTCGTTCTGCTCCTGGCCAACATCGGATTGGTGCTGGCCTTGATGGCGAACGGCCTGTATCGCCGGGTGGAGATTCTCCACGTGGTTCCCGCGTCGGTCTCCCAAGAATACCTGGTGACCTCGGATGGGAATGTCTCGGATGAGTACCGGCGGCAGATCGCCCTGACCTTGCTGCCGTTCGTCACGAATGTCACGCCGAGATCCGTCGAGTTCGGCCACACGGTCGTGCTGCGCTACGTGGCGCCGGAGCAGTACGGGATGATGTCGGAAGGGTTGGGGGCCGAGCGGATCTACATCGTCGGGAATAACCTCAATCGGGTGTTTTTCCCGGACGCGACGGAGATCGTCGGAGATGACGTGATCATCAGCGGGTTGGAACGCCGGTTTTCGGGGTCGATTCTGGTAGCGGAGGAGGAGCGTGAATACCATCTCACACTGCGATTCAAAGACTTCAGGCCTGAGATTGTGGCGATCAGCAGCCAGCATCGCGATCGCGCTCGCGCTGGCAAGTCCGCCATTCAGTCAGGCCGATCAGAGACTGACCGTCGAGGATAG
- the traL gene encoding type IV conjugative transfer system protein TraL: MQVFIPRYLDSPPQIAWWELDELIVLILCGFIGILTRQLTSLLVVGLLCTFMISTLKSGKSDGFIFHFAYWYGIPGFDLPLGPDGTVRELIE; the protein is encoded by the coding sequence ATGCAGGTCTTCATCCCGAGATATCTGGACAGTCCGCCACAGATCGCCTGGTGGGAGTTGGACGAACTGATCGTGCTGATTCTGTGCGGCTTCATCGGCATCCTCACGCGGCAGCTGACCTCTCTGCTCGTCGTCGGCCTCCTGTGCACGTTCATGATTTCAACGCTGAAGAGCGGGAAGAGCGACGGATTCATCTTCCACTTCGCGTATTGGTACGGGATCCCGGGATTCGACCTGCCGTTGGGGCCGGATGGAACGGTTCGGGAGTTGATCGAGTGA
- a CDS encoding nucleotidyl transferase AbiEii/AbiGii toxin family protein produces MIPQAFITQWRNVAPWPQDAQVEQDLILCRALVEIFRDLEISDHLILRGGTALHKLYVARPVRYSEDIDLVQRKAGPIGPLLDKLRARLDPILGTPRRQNNPDNVTLRYRMVSEVPPVVPLRLKIEINSREHFDVFGFKSRVFAVRSRWFEGEAAVNTYTLEELLATKLRALYQRRKGRDLFDLWIGLRMEGVDPERIIEAFHRYMKAAGAKIRVTDFEENLAAKVASRTFNEDLRPLLAPIVEYDARAAAKLVSDRLVAHL; encoded by the coding sequence ATGATTCCGCAGGCCTTCATCACTCAGTGGCGAAACGTGGCGCCCTGGCCCCAAGACGCTCAGGTTGAGCAGGATCTGATACTCTGCCGCGCTCTGGTCGAGATCTTTCGTGACTTGGAAATCTCGGATCATCTCATTCTCCGAGGTGGGACTGCTCTGCACAAACTGTACGTGGCCAGACCCGTCAGATATTCGGAGGATATCGATTTGGTTCAGCGCAAGGCGGGCCCAATCGGACCTCTTCTCGATAAACTCCGAGCGCGGCTCGATCCAATACTCGGGACACCGCGTCGACAAAACAACCCTGACAATGTGACGCTTCGCTATCGCATGGTGTCCGAGGTTCCGCCGGTTGTTCCACTGCGGCTCAAGATCGAGATCAACAGCCGGGAGCACTTTGATGTGTTTGGCTTCAAGTCACGGGTATTCGCCGTCCGTTCTCGGTGGTTCGAGGGCGAGGCCGCGGTGAATACGTATACGCTTGAAGAGCTGCTCGCCACCAAGCTGCGGGCACTCTACCAGCGCCGTAAAGGACGTGATCTCTTCGATCTGTGGATCGGACTGCGCATGGAGGGTGTCGACCCCGAGCGCATCATTGAGGCATTTCATCGTTACATGAAGGCAGCGGGGGCAAAGATCAGGGTGACAGACTTCGAAGAGAACCTGGCGGCGAAAGTTGCCTCCCGGACCTTCAACGAAGATCTCCGCCCCTTACTAGCGCCCATTGTCGAGTACGACGCTCGCGCCGCAGCGAAACTTGTGAGCGATCGGCTCGTTGCCCATCTGTGA
- a CDS encoding type IV toxin-antitoxin system AbiEi family antitoxin domain-containing protein: MNARPTISAGQFVDNLLATGRYTFTRAEAKQQLGATPGAVYMALHRLVKAGRLVMPRSGFYVIVDPQHRSVGTLPPEWFIDELMKNMGKPYYVGLLSAAQSHGAAHHRPQEFQVMVPTRAVRPIRVGNVHIRFFGKGPFDRSVTVEVKTPTGFQKASSAETTAWDLVRYPRPAGGLEHVITVLAELAERLDAAKLTAIVKRHEEILVAQRLGYLLDRLSRRKLTRGLADWVDKKDPPLRPLDPASPVGDGPESRKWRLLVNAKLEPEG, translated from the coding sequence ATGAATGCAAGACCCACCATCTCAGCTGGCCAATTTGTCGACAACCTCCTGGCAACAGGACGCTATACGTTCACGCGAGCGGAGGCGAAACAGCAGCTCGGGGCAACACCGGGAGCCGTATACATGGCTTTGCATCGGCTGGTCAAGGCCGGCCGTCTGGTGATGCCCCGGTCCGGGTTCTACGTCATCGTGGACCCGCAGCACCGGTCCGTCGGCACTCTGCCTCCGGAGTGGTTTATCGATGAGCTCATGAAGAATATGGGGAAACCGTACTACGTGGGGCTGCTCTCCGCGGCTCAGAGTCATGGTGCGGCACACCATAGACCGCAGGAATTCCAGGTCATGGTGCCGACGCGAGCTGTACGACCAATTCGGGTTGGCAACGTGCACATCCGCTTCTTCGGAAAGGGACCGTTCGACCGTTCAGTCACGGTCGAGGTCAAGACCCCGACCGGCTTCCAGAAGGCCTCCTCAGCTGAGACAACGGCCTGGGACCTTGTTCGCTATCCTAGACCGGCCGGAGGGCTGGAACACGTGATCACCGTGCTGGCTGAACTGGCCGAGCGTCTGGATGCGGCCAAACTCACAGCGATAGTGAAGAGACATGAAGAGATCCTCGTTGCGCAACGGTTGGGATATCTGCTTGATCGGCTGAGCCGCAGGAAGTTGACGCGCGGCCTAGCCGATTGGGTTGACAAGAAAGATCCCCCTTTGAGACCGCTGGATCCGGCCTCACCGGTCGGAGATGGGCCTGAGAGCCGGAAGTGGCGTCTCCTGGTCAATGCCAAGTTGGAGCCTGAAGGATGA